CCGCGCCCGCGAGGCGTGGCTGCACGCGTCCGCCGAGATCACCACCAGCCTCCTGTCCGGCTCCGCCCCCCACGACGTCCTCACCCTCCTCGCCCGCCGGGCCCGAGAGATGGCCGCCGCGGACGTCGCCGCCGTACTCCTCCCCACGGCAGACGGCAAAAGACTCCGCGTCGCGCTCGCCGACGGAGCGGCCCCGCCGGACATCGCCGCCGGGGCGGCATCGGTGGACATCGCCGCCGGGGCGGGACCGGTGGACATCGCGGACGGGGTGGCATCGGCGAAGTTGGCGGACGGGGTGGCATCGGTGGATGTCGCTAATGGGGTGGCATCGGCGGAGTTCGCGGACGGGGTGGCATCGGTGGATGTCACCGATGGGGCGGGACCGGCGGAGTTCGCGAACCGGGTGGCACCGGCAAAGTTCGCGAACCGGGTGGCACCGGCGGACTTCGCCGACGGAATGATGCCGGAGGACGTCGCCGCCGCCGAGATCGCCGTGGACGGCTCCCTGTCAGGCCGCGCCTTCAGTGGCGGCGAGCCCGTCGTCGTCACCGGCCTCGACGAGACCGAGATCCCGGCCGTCGTCTCCGGCGGCATGCGGATCGGGCCGGCCATCGCGGTTCCGCTGGGCGCCGCCGGGGCCGTGCGGGGAGTGCTTTCGCTTGGCAGGCGGTCGGGCCGGCCGCCGTTCGACCCCGGGCACGCGCGCATGCTCGGCTCCTTCGCCGGGCAGGCGGCGATCGCGCTCGAACTCGCCGAGGCCCGCGAGGACGCCGCGCGGCTCGGCCTGCTGGAGGACCGCGACCGCATCGCCAATGACCTCCGCGACGTCGTGATCCAGCGGCTGTTCGCCGTCGCGATGACCTTGATGAGCGCGATCCGCCTGGTCGACGACCCCGAGGCCGCCTCCCGCCTCCGCCGCGCCGTGACCGAGCTGGACGTCACCATCGGCCACATCCGCTCAACCATCTTCGCCCTCCACTCCCCACCAGACCCGCCCATCCCCCGCCCACCCCTCCAACTCCCCACCCCCGCTCGCCCCCGCGCGTGACACCCGCAGTCCCCCAGCCCCGCTCGCCTGCGCGCGTGGCGCCCACCGTCCGCCAGCCCCGCTCGCTTGCGCGCGTGACGCCCGCCGTCGCTCACCCCAGCCTCCAACTCTCCGTTGCTCACCCAGCCTCCAACTCTCCGCCGCTCGTCCCCGCCGCCGCTCGTCCCCGCGGCCGTATGACCCCGCGCGTGACACCCGCTGTTCCTCGTCCGAGGCTCCGATTCCCTGCGGCTGTTTGTCCCCGCGCGTGACACCCGCCGTCCACGCCCGAGCCTCCGACTCGCCACCCCGCCCCCGCGCGCGCGACGCCCGCAGACCCATGACGCCCGCAGACCCATGACGCCCGCAGACCCATGACGCCCGCAGACCCATGACGCCCGCAGACCCATGACGCCCGCAGACCCATGACGCCCGCAGACCCATGACGCCCGCAGACCCATGACGCCCGCAGACCCATGACGCCCGCAGACCCATGACGCCCGCAGACCCATGACGCCCGCAGACCCATGACGCCCGCAGACCCATGACGCCCGCAGACCCATGACGCCCGCAGACCCATGACGCCCGCAGACCCACGACACCCGCCTCTCACCACAACCACCCGTCGAGCCCTGGTCATGGTGCCCCGACCTCTCCGGCCGTGTGTGTCCGGTCCTTCTCACACGTGGCGCCGGTCCCGCCCGGTTGTGGTGTCGGGCTTACGCCGCATAGGCATCGCTCACGCGCGGTCAGGGCGTCGCTCCCGCGCGGCCGGGGTGCTCCGGCTCGCGTGCGCCTTGTGTCGGGGCGGTTCAGTCGTCTCGGCTGTGGCGTTCCGTTCTCAGACGGGCGGCTAGGGCCGCCGCCTGGGTGCGGCGGCGCATGTCCAGCTTGGCGAGCAGGTTCGAGACGTAGTTCTTGACCGTCTTCTCGGCGAGGAACAGGCGCTCGCCGATCTGCCGGTTGGTGAGGCCCTCGCCGATCAACTCCAGGATGTGCCGCTCCTGCGCGCTCAGCGCGGCGAGCGGGTCCTTGGACGCGGCCTGCTCGCGCAGCCGGCGCAGCATCGACGCGGTGCTCCGCGGGTCGAGCAGCGACTCGCCGGCCGCCACCGTGCGCACCGCGCCCACCAGGTCCGACCCGTGGATCTGCTTGAGCACGTACCCTGCCGCCCCCGCCATGATCGACTTGTAGAGGGCGTCGTCGTCGGCGAAGGAGGTCAGCATCAGGCACGCCAGCCCGGGCGTGCGCGACCGGACCTCCCGGCAGACGTCCACCCCGTTCCCGTCGGGCAGCCGCACGTCCAGCACGGCGACGTCCGGCCGGAGCGCCGGGATCCGCGCCACCGCCTGCTGGGCCGTCCCCGCCTCCCCGACGATCTCGATGTCCTCCTCCGAGGACAACAGCGCCGCCACCCCGCGACGCACGACCTCATGGTCGTCCACCAGAAACACCCGGATCATGCCCCGACGCTAACCACTCCGCTCCTCCCACCTCGCCGAACACGCTCCGGCGTGTCCCTTCGGGTTCGCCGTGCGACGGCAGGGCGGCGAGTGGCCGCCGACGGGACAGATGGGTATCCGCCCACGGGACGATGGGTGGGGCCGTCCACGGGGATGGGTGTCCGTCCACGGGGCGATGGGTGGGGCCGTCCACGGGGATGGGTGTCCGTCCACGGGGCGATGGGTGCCCACCTGCGGCGCCATGGATACCCCGGCGGGGCGATGGGGTGATCGCCGATAGGGGCGGGGTACGGCTGTCCGAGGTGGCACGGGGCATCCGGACCCGCGCGGTGTGGCGGGTCCGGAGTGCGCCGGGCGACGGATGTCCGGGGTCAGCCGCCCTGCTTCTCGATCGGCACGCGTTGGGCCTCCGGCCGGTCCTGGGCGAGCGGCACGTCCACTTCGAGAATGCCGTCGTGGTACACCGCCTTCACGCCGGTCTCGTCGGCGTTCGGCGGCAGCGGGATCGTCCGGCTGAACTCGCCGTACACGAACTCGGTGCGGTGCGGCTCGGACTTCTCCTCCTTGCGCTCGCCGCGCACGGTCAGCATGCCGTTCTCGACGGTCACCTCCACGTCGGCCTCCGGGTCGATGCCGGGCAACTCGGCGCGGACGATGTAATGGCCGTCCCTGACAGTGTCCTCGAAGCGGACCATCCGGCCGCCGGCGTACGGCCTGGCGCCGCTGAACGGTGCTTCAAGCCAGTCCAATAGGTCAGGCACCAGGCCGCGTGGTTGACGGCGCGTTGGCATGGCCATGTGAACCTCCCCTGGCTCCTCTGGTCGTTCACCTCCATCTGACGCCGCTCCCAACCCCCGGTGCAGCGGCCGTAGGTCCCGAACCCGCAGGCCCTTGGCCCTACCTCGCGGCCCCCTCGCCCCTGCCTGCCTGTTCGCAGAAGCTTTCCGCGCGAGCCCATACGCCAGGCGAATCCACTCCGCCCGGGGCAGCCCGCCGGGCAAGTCCACTCCAAGGTCAGGTCCACATGCCAGGCGAATCCACTTCGCGCGGGGCCCGTACGCCGGGCAGGTCCACTCCGCGCGGGGCCCGCACGCGAGGCAAGTCCACTCCGCGTGGGGATCGCGCGCCGGGCAAGTCCGCTCCATGTGGCGGGTGCGTGGACGGGCCGTGGCTCCGCTCGGCGCGGGGTCACGGGCGCGTCCGGGCGTTCGGAGGGGCCGTCCCTGGCGCGTGCGGTCTTAGGCGGGGCGGCCCTGGCCGGCGAGTTGGGCGACGTCTTCGGCGGCGTCGCCGGTCAGTTTGTCGGCCAGGTCGGCCAGCGCGCGGCCGACCGCCAGCTCGTCCCCGATCTCGGGCACCGGGCGGTCGGCGGGGTTGCGCCTGGCGTACCCGATGCTCTCGTGCCGTGTGCCGGACCTGGTGAGCAGCACAGCCCTGGCCGTGGTCACATCGTCGTTGTCGTCCTCGGTGATGTGGATCTCCACGGTCCACTGCTTGTCGAACATGACGCCACCTCCCGCGGTACTTCCTCCCTCAACCATCTCGCACGCCGTTCGCGGATCCCGCGCGACCCCATACCTGGGCACGGGCCCGCGCCACCTCGCACAGGGAACGGACACGCCGCCTACCCTCGCGGCGTCGCTCGTCGGTCGACCTTGGGGCCCGGCTCGTACGGCGCCTCGGGCGCGGCCTCCTCCGACGTCTCGGCGGCGCGCCGCAGGGAGGCGGCCACGGCGCCGGGAAGGGCCTGGAGGCGGTGCGCGGGCAGTTCCAGCAGGGTGACCTCGTCCGCCCAGGGGGCGACCTCGGTGACGATCGCGCGCGCCTGTTTCTTGGTGAGATGTCCGTACGCCCTGATCAGGCCCTCGCGCCAGACGTTGGCCGCCCGGCCGTGCGCGGCGTCCAGCAGCGCCCGCAGCAGTCGCTCGTCCCGCCCCTCCGGCGGCGGCAGCCGCGCCGCCTCGACCACGCCACCCCCGGCCGTGATCGCGTACAGGGACTCCAGCGCGCCGAGATCGTGCGGCGCGTCCTCGGTGAGAACGCGGACGTGGCGGGCGCGCGTGGCGAGCAGCAGCCGGGGGAGCGCCGCGCCCAGCCCCGGCGGCAGCGCGATCGCCACCCGGGCGGGGGAGGACGCGTACGGCTTGGCCAGCCACGTGGACAGGCGCGCCCTCGGTGTCCGGGGCGCGACGTCCTTGGGCCAGTCGCCCACCAGGACGTCGAACTCGCCCTCCTCGACCCCTCGCGCCCCGGCCGTGGAAGGCGCGGGGGACGGCCGCGCCTCGACCGACTGCGGACCCTGGGTATAGATGGCGGTGCCATAGCCCTCCACCCGAGCCGCGACGGCCGGGCGGGTCTTGCTCGTGGGACGGAGGACGTACAGGTCGGCCGCCGACCCGATGGCCTCCGCCCCGAAATATCTATTGAAATCTGGATAAACAGCCTCAAAAGACAAATTGAGGTCGTAAAGGGAACGTTGCACCTTCAATGCGAGCATCGGCGTACGCTCGCTCGCCCCGTACGCCAGCAGCACCCGCCCCTGCTCGGGATCGCGCAGCCCCTCGACGGCCCGCGCCACGAACAGCCCGACGCCCTCGGGCGTGTACGGCGGGTCGGTGATCGCCAGATCGGCCTGGCCGCGCGCCGACGGCGGCAGGCCGAGGCGGAGATCGGCCCAGCGGGTCACGACGTCCAGCCCCAGGGCCTCCGCGCGTTCGCCGATGTAGGCGAGGATGCGATCGTCCACGTCCACGACGGTCACCTGGACGCCCGGGTGGATCATGGCGACCGCCAGCGAGGTCAGGTCATGGTCGCCCACGCACAGCAGCCGCGAGCCCGGCAGCCAGAACCGCGCGCCGAGCAGCAGGGCCCGGCGCACCACCGTCTCGGGGGTCGCGGCGACGTGGTCGAGGACGTGACGCCCGCGCGGCCCGCCCGCGACCAGCTCCGCCATGCGCCGCACCACGTCCCCGTACCGGGGGAGCAGATGGGCCACCGGGTCGGCGGGGGAGCCGGGCACCTCGCCGCCCTCGTCCAGCAGCGCGCGGTACGCCTGCGCCTGCTCCCCGGTCAGCCGGAAGCGCTCACCGGACCGCTGCGGCCCGGCCTCGCGCAGCAGGGCCTCGACGGCCCGCCGGGAGGTCGCCGTCTCGCGGACCAGGGCGGCCAGGGTCCACCACTCGCCGTCGCAGAGCAGCGCGAGGGCCGCGCGCAGCCGCCGCGCGTCCACCCCGGCCTCGGCCAGCAGCCTGCTCACTCCCTCGGACGCCATGCGGCAACCCTATCGGCGGCCCCGGCGCCCTCCTCCCGTCCGCGTCCCGGCTGTGGACAACCGGACGCCCGGGCGTGTCCGGCCATGCCCAGGACGGCTCTCGTGGCTAAACTCCCCCGGGGCGACCGACGGGGGGAGCGTGGCCCTGATGTTGAACGGCATAGACGTGTCCAATTGGCAGGGCGCCGTCGACTGGGCGGATCATGCCATCGACGGCGTCGACTTCGGCTTCGCCAAGGCCAGCGAAGGCACCGGGTTCACCGACAAGTGGTTCGCCCGCAACTGGGCGGCGATGCGGGAGAACTGGATGGTCTGCGGCGCCTACCATTTCGGGCATCCCAAGGGCGATCCCGAGGACCAGGTGCGCCATTTCCTGGACGTGATCGACGCGGCCGGCGGCCTGCGCAGGGGTGACCTCATCGCCCTCGACCTGGAGCGCTCCGCTCACCTGCCGCCGCACGAGGTGGCCGAGTTCGCCCGCCGCTGGTGCCGTGTGATGACCTTCGTCACCGGCGTGCGGCCGATCATCTACACCTTCCTGTCCTTCGCCAGGAAGGGCTACTGCCACGGGCTGGAGGACTACCCGCTGTGGATCGCCGCGCCGAGCCACCCCAAGGGGCGCCCGGCCGTCCCGCCGCCGTGGAACCGCTGGACGATCCACCAGTACTCGCACGGCCGCATCGACCGCAACGTCTTCCGAGGCGACCGGGCCCAGCTCACCGCCCTCGGTTTCCAGCCCGACGACGGGCGCCGCAAGGCATAGGGGCGGCGATATCGGGGGGCGGTTCCCGGTAGCATCGGGCTCGTAAACCGGAAGCCTCGCCCATTCTTGGAGCCCATCGTGTCCGCCGCCCTCGAAATACGCGTCACCCTCGCCGGAGCCGAGCGTGTGGTGGCGGGCGGCACGACGGCCGGGGAGGCCCTGGAGGCCGACGGCCGCACCGTCATCGCCGCGAGGATCAACGGCGAGGCCCGCGACCTCGCCACCGTCATCGCCGAGGGCGACGTCGTCGACCCGATCGCGATCGACGGCGAAGAGGGGCGCGCCATCCTGCGCCACTCCACCGCCCACGTGATGGCCCAGGCCGTCCAGGAGCTCTTCCCCGACGCCCGGCTCGGCATCGGCCCGCCCGTCGAGAACGGCTTCTACTACGACTTCGACGTCGAGCACCCGTTCACCCCCGACGATCTGAAGCGCATCGAGAAGCGCATGCGCGAGATCGTCAAGCAGGGGCAGCTCTTCTCCCGGCGCGCCGTCTCCGACGACGCCGCCCGCGAGGAGCTGGCCGCCGAGCCGTACAAGCTGGAGCTGATCGGGCTCAAGGGCGGCGCGGCCGACGAAGAGAGCGTCGAGGTCGGCGGCGACCAGCTCACCATCTACGACAACCTCGACGCCAAGTCCGGCGAGTTGTGCTGGAAGGACCTGTGCCGGGGGCCGCACCTGCCGTCCACCCGGGTCATCCCCGCCTTCAAGCTGATGCGCTCCGGCGGGGCGTACTGGCGGGGCAGCGAGAAGAACCCCCAGCTCCAGCGCATCTACGGCACCGCCTGGGAGTCCCGCGAGAAGCAGGACGACTACCTCCACATGCTGGAGGAGGCCGAGAAGCGCGACCACCGCAAGCTGGGCGCCGAGCTCGACCTGTTCTCCTTCCCGACCGAGCTCGGCTCCGGTCTCGCGGTCTTCCACCCCAAGGGCGGCGTGGTCCGCCGCCTCATGGAGGACTACTCGCGGCAGCGCCACGAGGAGGCCGGGTACTCCTTCGTGAACACGCCGCACATCACCAAGGAGAACCTGTACCAGATCTCCGGCCACCTGGACTGGTACGCCGACGGCATGTTCCCGCCCATGGAGCTCGAGGGCGCGCGCTACTACCTCAAGCCCATGAACTGCCCGATGCACATCCTGATCTTCCGGTCGCGCGGGCGGTCCTACCGCGAGCTGCCGCTGCGCCTGTTCGAGTTCGGCACCGTCTACCGCTACGAGAAGTCGGGCGTGGTGCACGGCCTCACCCGCGTCCGCGGCATGACGCAGGACGACGCGCACATCTTCTGCACCCGCGACCAGATGCAGGACGAGCTCAAGAGCCTCCTGCGGTTCGTGCTCGGGCTGCTGCGCGACTACGGCCTCGACGACTTCTACCTGGAGCTCTCCACCCGCGACCCGAAGAAGTCCGTGGGCAGCGACGAGGTCTGGGAGGAGGCCACCGAGGCCCTGCGCGTCGCCGCCGAGTCCGAGAACCTCGAGCTCGTCCTCGACCCCGAGGGCGCGGCCTTCTACGGGCCCAAGATCTCGGTCCAGGCCAAGGATGCCATCGGCCGCACCTGGCAGATGTCCACCATCCAGGTCGACCTGAACCTGCCCGAGCTGTTCGAGCTGGAGTTCCAGGGGGCGGATGGGGCGCGGCAGCGTCCCGTCATGATCCACCGGGCGCTGTTCGGATCGATCGAGCGGTTCTTCGGCGTCCTCGTCGAGCACTACGCCGGCGCGTTCCCTCCCTGGCTCGCGCCCGTCCAGGTCATCGGCATCCCCATCGCCGACGCCCACGTGTCGTACCTGAACGACGTCGCCAAGCGGCTGCGCGAGCACGGCATCCGGGTCGAGGTCGACTCCTCCGCCGATCGCATGCAGAAGAAGATCCGCAACGCCCAGAAGGCCAAGGTGCCCTACATGCTGCTCGCCGGCGACGAGGACATCGCTGCCGGGGCGGTCTCCTTCCGCTACCGCAACGGCGAGCAGAAGAACGGCATCCCGCTGGAAGACGCCATCGCCGAGATCATCAGCGCCGTGGAGAACCGCACCCAGGTCTGACCCGGGGTCCCCGCGCGCCGGTCTCCGGCATCGGCCCTGGTCCGTCCCCGGGCGCGTCGCGCGCGCTCGGGGTGGACTCCGGGTCCGGCCCGTTCGATCTTCCCGCCGGCCTCGGCCCGGACGCGGCGCGGGGGAGTCGGTCCTTTGTGCTGCGCACGATCCCGGCGGGCGAGAAAGGGCGGGCTGGTCCTATGCTGCAAGACATGCAGGAGCCCATTGAGCAGTCCGGTGCCGGAGAGCCCGACAACTTCCGGCGTCTGTGGACCCCGCACCGGATGGCCTACATCAAGGGCGAGAACAAGCCGACCGGCACCGGCCCCGGAGACGGGTGCCCGTTCTGCGAGATTCCCGGGATGAGCGACCAGGACGGGCTCATCGTGGCCCGCGGCTCCAGCG
The Sphaerisporangium krabiense genome window above contains:
- a CDS encoding GAF domain-containing protein produces the protein MTDVRPRSLIPRTRLDELLSELQVRLDTVLATRDRVHALLDAVVAVGRDLDLETVLRRVVETATTLAGARYGAFGLVGEGGTLARFLPTGLTEDEIAAIEHWPHGLGLLGLLIKEPRPLRLPRITGHPESYGFPPGHPPMGAFLGVPVRVRGEVFGNLYLTEKRGGGPFEEEDEAVVVALATAAGVAIENARLYEETRAREAWLHASAEITTSLLSGSAPHDVLTLLARRAREMAAADVAAVLLPTADGKRLRVALADGAAPPDIAAGAASVDIAAGAGPVDIADGVASAKLADGVASVDVANGVASAEFADGVASVDVTDGAGPAEFANRVAPAKFANRVAPADFADGMMPEDVAAAEIAVDGSLSGRAFSGGEPVVVTGLDETEIPAVVSGGMRIGPAIAVPLGAAGAVRGVLSLGRRSGRPPFDPGHARMLGSFAGQAAIALELAEAREDAARLGLLEDRDRIANDLRDVVIQRLFAVAMTLMSAIRLVDDPEAASRLRRAVTELDVTIGHIRSTIFALHSPPDPPIPRPPLQLPTPARPRA
- a CDS encoding response regulator transcription factor; this encodes MIRVFLVDDHEVVRRGVAALLSSEEDIEIVGEAGTAQQAVARIPALRPDVAVLDVRLPDGNGVDVCREVRSRTPGLACLMLTSFADDDALYKSIMAGAAGYVLKQIHGSDLVGAVRTVAAGESLLDPRSTASMLRRLREQAASKDPLAALSAQERHILELIGEGLTNRQIGERLFLAEKTVKNYVSNLLAKLDMRRRTQAAALAARLRTERHSRDD
- a CDS encoding Hsp20/alpha crystallin family protein, which gives rise to MPDLLDWLEAPFSGARPYAGGRMVRFEDTVRDGHYIVRAELPGIDPEADVEVTVENGMLTVRGERKEEKSEPHRTEFVYGEFSRTIPLPPNADETGVKAVYHDGILEVDVPLAQDRPEAQRVPIEKQGG
- a CDS encoding DUF1876 domain-containing protein, producing MFDKQWTVEIHITEDDNDDVTTARAVLLTRSGTRHESIGYARRNPADRPVPEIGDELAVGRALADLADKLTGDAAEDVAQLAGQGRPA
- a CDS encoding bis-aminopropyl spermidine synthase family protein, encoding MASEGVSRLLAEAGVDARRLRAALALLCDGEWWTLAALVRETATSRRAVEALLREAGPQRSGERFRLTGEQAQAYRALLDEGGEVPGSPADPVAHLLPRYGDVVRRMAELVAGGPRGRHVLDHVAATPETVVRRALLLGARFWLPGSRLLCVGDHDLTSLAVAMIHPGVQVTVVDVDDRILAYIGERAEALGLDVVTRWADLRLGLPPSARGQADLAITDPPYTPEGVGLFVARAVEGLRDPEQGRVLLAYGASERTPMLALKVQRSLYDLNLSFEAVYPDFNRYFGAEAIGSAADLYVLRPTSKTRPAVAARVEGYGTAIYTQGPQSVEARPSPAPSTAGARGVEEGEFDVLVGDWPKDVAPRTPRARLSTWLAKPYASSPARVAIALPPGLGAALPRLLLATRARHVRVLTEDAPHDLGALESLYAITAGGGVVEAARLPPPEGRDERLLRALLDAAHGRAANVWREGLIRAYGHLTKKQARAIVTEVAPWADEVTLLELPAHRLQALPGAVAASLRRAAETSEEAAPEAPYEPGPKVDRRATPRG
- a CDS encoding glycoside hydrolase family 25 protein — translated: MLNGIDVSNWQGAVDWADHAIDGVDFGFAKASEGTGFTDKWFARNWAAMRENWMVCGAYHFGHPKGDPEDQVRHFLDVIDAAGGLRRGDLIALDLERSAHLPPHEVAEFARRWCRVMTFVTGVRPIIYTFLSFARKGYCHGLEDYPLWIAAPSHPKGRPAVPPPWNRWTIHQYSHGRIDRNVFRGDRAQLTALGFQPDDGRRKA
- the thrS gene encoding threonine--tRNA ligase translates to MSAALEIRVTLAGAERVVAGGTTAGEALEADGRTVIAARINGEARDLATVIAEGDVVDPIAIDGEEGRAILRHSTAHVMAQAVQELFPDARLGIGPPVENGFYYDFDVEHPFTPDDLKRIEKRMREIVKQGQLFSRRAVSDDAAREELAAEPYKLELIGLKGGAADEESVEVGGDQLTIYDNLDAKSGELCWKDLCRGPHLPSTRVIPAFKLMRSGGAYWRGSEKNPQLQRIYGTAWESREKQDDYLHMLEEAEKRDHRKLGAELDLFSFPTELGSGLAVFHPKGGVVRRLMEDYSRQRHEEAGYSFVNTPHITKENLYQISGHLDWYADGMFPPMELEGARYYLKPMNCPMHILIFRSRGRSYRELPLRLFEFGTVYRYEKSGVVHGLTRVRGMTQDDAHIFCTRDQMQDELKSLLRFVLGLLRDYGLDDFYLELSTRDPKKSVGSDEVWEEATEALRVAAESENLELVLDPEGAAFYGPKISVQAKDAIGRTWQMSTIQVDLNLPELFELEFQGADGARQRPVMIHRALFGSIERFFGVLVEHYAGAFPPWLAPVQVIGIPIADAHVSYLNDVAKRLREHGIRVEVDSSADRMQKKIRNAQKAKVPYMLLAGDEDIAAGAVSFRYRNGEQKNGIPLEDAIAEIISAVENRTQV